In the Sporichthyaceae bacterium genome, GGTCACGACCAAGAGCCAACTGGACCTGTCGACGCTGTTGTCCGAGGACTCCACCTTCTACGGCGACCTGTTCGCCCACGTCGTGGAGTGGCACGGCGAGTTGTACCTCGAGGACGGCCTGCACCGGGCGGTCCGGGCCGCGCTGCGGCAGCGCACCGTGGTCCACGCCAGGATCCTGGAGCTCGGCGAGTGATCGCCGCCGGCCCGCCGCGTACCTCGGGCGGGTCGGAGGTCGGCACGCGGGTCACGATTGCGCTTACCGCCCCTCGGGACCGGTCCCTCCTCGCCTAGGGTTTGGGATCACTGCTGTTAGGTACCGCACCGCGAGTTTGGGGACCTGAGTGAGTGTGCTCCGCCCGCCCGGGAGCGGCGCCGTGCCGCGCTTCCGTCCGGTCAACAAGCGGCGGCGCGTGGTCGCGGTCTCCGCGGTGGTCGTGGTGCTGGTCGGCGTCGGCGCCGGGAGCGCGTACCTGGTG is a window encoding:
- a CDS encoding type II toxin-antitoxin system VapB family antitoxin, producing MIFKKVGESRPYPDHSTSQRAWSVIAPRAVRLDQLVTTKSQLDLSTLLSEDSTFYGDLFAHVVEWHGELYLEDGLHRAVRAALRQRTVVHARILELGE